The following are from one region of the Streptomyces fradiae genome:
- a CDS encoding thioesterase family protein, whose amino-acid sequence MARHIYSCPLRWSDMDAFGHVNNVVFLRYLEEARIDFMFRLAPGDGSPSFSGGSVVARHEIDYLRPLVHRHEPVTIESWVTKMGAASLTIAYEIKDPDVTYVRASTVVVPFNLETQRPRRISDEEKSFLKEYMDDGMTSAP is encoded by the coding sequence ATGGCCCGGCACATCTACTCCTGCCCCCTCCGCTGGTCGGACATGGACGCGTTCGGCCACGTCAACAACGTGGTCTTCCTCCGCTACCTGGAGGAGGCGCGGATCGACTTCATGTTCCGGCTGGCACCGGGGGACGGAAGTCCGTCGTTCTCCGGCGGGTCCGTCGTGGCCCGCCACGAGATCGACTACCTGCGACCCCTTGTGCACCGGCACGAGCCGGTCACCATCGAGTCCTGGGTGACGAAGATGGGCGCGGCCTCGCTGACGATCGCGTACGAGATCAAGGACCCCGACGTCACGTACGTGCGGGCGTCCACGGTCGTCGTGCCGTTCAACCTGGAGACGCAGCGTCCGCGCCGCATCTCCGACGAGGAGAAGTCCTTCCTCAAGGAGTACATGGACGACGGGATGACCTCGGCCCCGTGA